A stretch of DNA from Arachis hypogaea cultivar Tifrunner chromosome 19, arahy.Tifrunner.gnm2.J5K5, whole genome shotgun sequence:
TAAGAATAATATGTATCCTTAGACTATAATTTTGTGTGCATATGGGTTTGAATACTTGCTTCTTGGGtcagttttaatttaatttaatttctacaaactaaacaaaataaattacacAAACAATTGGATAATAGTCCAATAATATTTAGTCATTATCTTAATTATAGTTTAGTTCTCTAAACTCAACAGTAGTAAAGAAGTAGTTAAATGTTTACGGAGAATACAAAGACTTGTACATCCTTTTATAGTCGTTGAAAATTTATCTTAACGTATCTCGTTTATAATGTTAATGTCACAAATATCCTTTTatttcgtttatagtgtaaatgaaataagttaacacgtatttcgtttacactgtaaagtgtaaacgaaatatatgCTGCATTTCTTCTTGGCCTTATCTCGTTTGTGTAAATGAGATACACGTTAACTtatttcatttacactgtaaacaaaataaaaaaatgtgattttttttgtaaaaatgtttcaaaatatatatttcgataattaaaatatttattttatttatttaaaaaaaatcctccTTATGGTCATTAAACAAAGACGACAGATATATGAAATAATGATTGGATCATAGCTATGAAATAATGCACCACATTTGTTCGAGATTCATCCGatatatgaaattttaaatatctaattaatgtcttaaatattttttaaaatatatctaaatatatttaaatataattatatattaatatgtcCAATCTTATGTTTTGTatgatatatttaaaaattattaataaaaattatggaAAATACTCTGTATAatataaacatattaaaaaattttaaaaaattaatttataatttaatatgtgacatatatatatatatataaaagtgtcTCCCTGTCAATGTTCGGGCATTAAAATCATCATCGTGACCTAATTTAATATTTAGGTAAAAATTGTATTGACTTCCATATAGTATATAGAATAAAATCAAGTGAAAAATAAAgctaataattatatttgattaaaataaaatgGATACTACAAATAGGGCTGGCAATATATATTTTACTCGCGGATACTTAATCCAAATCAATTCATTCGGGTAGGATTGTCTATTCTATTCACTGTGGATAGGATAAGATAGGGTACAAATTTACATGcgagtagggtagggtacgggtttaaGGTATACCTTACTCTACCCTATCTGCActcttaatatattatattatatatatgtaaaagttatgtTATGTAGTGAAGAAAGTGAGTCTTATACTCACAATCTTCTTCttatgttgaatttttttaagatttattgtttttaattttaatttgaacttaattttttattttatattttattaatacgtataaaatttgaaatagttaaattttatatttatttgattttttttttgtttctgtaAATAGGGTCGGGTAGGGTCGGATTTAGAACTTTATGATGcgagtagggttagggttgaaaaatttttaaccCGCGCATAAAGtagagtaaaattttaaaaaaaaattcaactcacAAATAGAGTTAGGGTAGAATCTAAACCCTACCTTACCCTACTCATTATCAATCCTAACTACAAAACATGTTCAAATTCTAAAGCGCTCGCTTTGCATGTGATCGGCACGGGTTTGATTCCCCGCATCTCCACTAACTATCCTTTTCTAGTTTTTGGGACGGAAAAGTATAtgtatacaataaaaatattaaataatataaacaatcGATATATCAGATGTTTAATTTATTAGGTGTGCATATGATTATTCTAATGTTAAGATTTAGGTGAATAATTTAAaagtgtagtgtatttttattttattgagccAATTTAAAGTATTATTGACATTGTTCACAAAAACAATTGTCTATCTAGTTAGTAAAGTCCTTTTggtaataataattgaaaaaatataggtaattaacaatatttttgaacaatgtgtgaataatgtaaattaataaaattaaaaaaataaattaatcttaaatttaattagtaatatTAAATTAAGATGTagtgtatttttttaattcaaattcataatttaGAATGTTACGTAACTTTGATAgaattggatttttattaattttgatttttattaatttatcctTATAACTAAAAAAGATTGAATACCTTTgcaaagatattttgaaattttcaatttgTAAAACTATAATCATGAGAATGGAATTAAAAATCACACCAAAAATAATCAATTAGAAGTTTAAATTATTAACTCCTGTTTAttctaaaacatgaaaaagagTTCAATTCATACCTAAATTCTAATTCTTAACTTTCTAAACGAGTTCTAAGTAATGTAAGATAtttaaaattatgagaaaattttATTCTCCTTCTCTGCGAGATGTTAAAAtaatactttcttttcttctattttataaatgtacatttccctcttttttaacttttaaaaaacctcttctttaattcattttaaattttttgtgttaaataatattaattttatccattttttaagaaaaaataaattattttttgaaaaaatacccattaacaaaaattttattttttattattaaattttgcttaccaaaatatactttaataaattatttttttattgatttaattgtatttttatcaaaatatttttataaaaattaataattaaattatttttctctaaaatacctatttttcaataattttttaattattaaattgtgattttactaaaatttttgttaataattatttttatattttactattaattttttatatcaatatatattattttaatattaaataaaaaatcttaccactgttaatatgtataacaattaatatatattgatattgaaaaataatcttactaaaattttttatttaatattaatataatatatatagatatcaaaaaattaataataaaatataaaaaaaattgttaataaaaattttgataaaattataatttaataattaaaaaaattattgaagggtattttaaaaaaattataattattaaatatttttaaaaatacaatttaattaataaaagaataatttattaaagagtattttgataaacaaaatttaataataaaaaataaaatttttgttaatgggtattttttttaaaaataatttattttttcttaaaaaatagataaagttaatattagttaacacaaaaagtttaaaatagattaaagagaagattttttaaaagttaaaaaagaaggaaatgtacatttataaaatagaatgGAGGGAAGTGTCATTTTAATATCTAGCAGGAAGGGGAgtgaaattttctaaaaaatgaTTGATTCACTCGCACAACATAGAACGAAAATTATTCAGGGGCAATAGCCACAATTTTTTTACCGAGATTTTGACCACTGAAAAGACTAACTAAGGCTGCAGGGCCACCCTCAAGACCTTCGACTATGTCTTCCACATATGCAATCTTCCCTTCTCTAATATGAGGCAGAATAAACTCCAAGAATTTAGGATAAAGGGGATAGAATTGAGATACAATAAAACCTTGCATCTTAATCTCCTTGTATATGAGATTTGCCAAATTCGTTACACCTTCTGGTTGACTGAGATTATATTGTGAAATCATTCCACATACCGGTATGCGACCATGGGATCTCATGTTCAACAGCACAGCATCAAGTGTCTTGCCGCCCACGTTTTCAAAGTAAATGTCAATGCCTTCCGGAAAGTATCTGAAATATAATCAAACTTGATTCATATTTATAATCTAATTTTTTAGTGTTCATGTACCATACTTATCGTATTTAAGTACTAACCTTTTTAAAGCAGCATCGAGATTTGATTCTTCTTTGTAGTTAAAGGCTTCATCAAATCCTAATTTATTCTTCAATATATCCACCTAGGTGTGTAGGAGAAATTAAATGGATTCAAATAAAAAGCAAGACTAATTATCTTTGTCATAACGAAGCACTcttattttgaaataatttaagAAAAACAGAAGTACTGTTAATGATTTAGATTACAATTTTTTATGGGCTTTTTTTTTATGGTTGTACACATAGTATTGTTATAAAACAAATACATCTTTACATAGATATATTTAAATCAAGATCCAaatcaaatagaaaaagatatacaTCTAGTGAAACACctttaataattaatgaaaatcTAACACAAAGTAAATCATGTAatttaattttggtttaattattctgttggtccttatagtttcatCAAATGTATAAAtaggtttctatatttttttttcttttaattgaatccTTACAATGCTTTTAACTTTGTAAGTAAGTTTTTTTCGtgtcaaaaaatattaaaattaataaaatattcttcGCAAAAAATATATGGTCAAATATCTAATTAGATTCTTAATTATGATTAtctttaatttgtgaaaaaatatccTGTTAATTCTAACATATTTTATACTAACAaagatttaattacaaaattaaaagttatgtaaagatctaattaaaagaaaaaatatagatatctaattataaattttgtaaaattatagaGACTAATACTAATAGAGTAATCAAACCTTTAATTTTTTTGGTACACATGATGTTTTATTCTGAACAGTTGAaaaataaggtttaattactctgtcaaTTCCTATAGTtttactgaatttttaattaggtccttataattttttttcgatTGAGTCTCTAtaccatatcagattttgtaattaagtcctacGATGATAAAAACGTTAGAATTAAGGAATATTCCGTTAAACAAAACGAATATGCCTAACACTTTACTGAATATTCTAtatagtttaacaaaatattctattaattttaatatttttgtcacgGTAGGGACTTAGTTGTAAAATCTGATATGGTacagagacttaattaaaaaaaatataaagacctaattaaaaatttgataaaattatagaaatcaacaaaataattaaatcgaaaAATAATAATTAGGGTAATACCTTTTCTTGACTTCCAGCACTTCCAACAACATAGCATCCAGTCAACTTAGCAAATTGGCCAACAAGTTGACCAACTGCACCAGAGGCAGCTGAAACAAACACTTTCTCTCCTTTCTTAGGACACCCTAATTCAAAGAAACCACCATAAGCTGTCATTCCCGGCATACCTGTGTGTTCAAACAACAAATTCAATGATATTAAGTGAATTTAGTATGGATACATATCATCTTTTATTAATGATAGATTAAGAAGTTTTCATCATGTTATACAGACACAAAAAATCAGCATCAATCAGGTAATCAActatttagttaattatttaaagataattatAAATCGAAATATAGAATAATATATTTTCATTTATAATCAAACTTTGTAAACaatataatcaaatttaatttatatttataattaaatttcataaattatataattaaactatatttatattataataaaaaaaataaaatcatagaaaataaaatataatttttttgtattaataaaaaatttcaccATTCTGTTATAAAACACAATTTTATTATTAGGCTGTGATTTGTTTGAATATGGCAGTGAGGATAGAGTTGTATAGAAATTTGATAAACAAGGGGTCTTCTCTACTAAATCTTTTATGCAGATACTATAGGAGGACATCATTTCGGAGGATATAACAAGCTACAACTTTATAAagacaatttgaaaaggtttagTTCCACCAAGAGTTAAACTGTTTGTCTGGTTTGCTTTGACTGGTAGGGTCAATACGAAGGAGAGGCTGTGTCGGTTGGGAGTTATCCACCACGAAGATGTTGTATGTGTGTTTTGTAACAAGAGTATTGAATATGGTCACCACTTGTTCCTTGGttgtgatttttcttgacaagtttGGTGTGCTTGGTTATTATTTGTTGGAAGGCTATGGTCTTGCCCGGAGACATTGAAGGAACATTTTATAAGTTGGACTGAGATATCAGCTAGTAAGGAGGAGCGCAAGAGGTGGTTGATGGATTTTTGTGCAATTACCTGGAACATCTGGCTAGAAAGAAACCGAAAGATTTTTCAGAATAAAGGAAAAGGGGTTGATGAGATCATTCATATGTCCTTCATGAAATATAAGGAGTGGTTAGGTGTGGATCCTTTTTGTTGTTTATGGCAATGACGGAGATGATAAGGGGATAAGCATTAGTGTTATTAGTTGGCTAGATTGCTTTATGATGTACACTGGTTCTTTCTGTTATGTTTTGCTCCACTTAATGTGTTGagcttctttttttcaaaaaaaaaaaaaggagcaaGTATATTAAAtcttttaatgtatttaatattttaaattatataatttttgttttacctgttagatttaacagtgtttttaattaaaacatgaaaaatacctATTAAAAAAATTCACTCTTTAATAATGAGTTAATGACGGGTATAATTTGGTCTAAAATGAAATGATTGATGAGCACATACCCAAAATTCCAGTATAGTAAGAAAGTGGAACATCAGTGTGGTCAATCTTGAATAGTATTTTAGCGGAAGGGACCAAACTGTATTCCTCCCATTTAGTAACCCCCCACACTAAATCATCTTTCTTATACTTTGGATCTCCAGATTCAACCACTTTACTCACACCGAATGCCGTCAATGGCTGCAACAATATTAAAATTCACATGCTATCAATGCAAAATTTGGTGATTGATGTAACCATTTATTATTTGCTTTAGAAAGACAATGAACAATTACAAATACAATTTATAtatgttataattttaaattgtagGCATAATTAGAGTTGAATAGGAAACCAACAATTACTAAGGTGTTCAGGAGGATGCGGAAGGATGATAAGAATGTGTAGGCTGATAAATTGAATGCATTTATTGAATGTATTTAATCATTCAATAATTGTCATTCAAATTGTGTTCGTAACTTCGTATATTGTCTTTGAGACTGAAATATAGAGATAGGATaatgctaggtagacaaaaaaaaatagacagaacttgtcttatttagtattaattaattgtcgcaacaattaatgaatgttaaataagacaagttatggctgtttttggttgattttctttggttaccaaacattttcgatAGAGACACTAGACACAAAAAATTGTTTAGTTGTAGATACAAATATGCTCCAAAGGAAGaagatatgtatattttttaaaggAGTGCTATGAGATCAgtaacttttgtattttgttaccatcaattggccatcaatagtgtttttaatggtgtgaaattatatccaatggtgagagatcactcacttttcttttgatggttaagtactgactacaaaacacaaaagttgctgacccCTTAAACTTTCTCTATTCTTTATACTCTAAGGAATGATTTTAATTGAGGAaattaaattgtataaatatattttttattatcaatatattaaaattatttttttaacatgaGTTGTTGTTAAAAATTCTTTATGAACATAAACGTAGCTATAATTATAATTTGTATCTCATTTATAAATATACACATGTGATTATATTCCATATTTTACGAGTAACTAATTTCTGATGTGCAAGTAGTAAATTATAGTAGAAttttgttatatacttatatttaaACAGAGACGATATATCAATACTGCATAAAACTTTAATTTAGGgaaaaaaaattaactcaaaactcaaataaataaaaagtaaaatgttATTATGACAACTTACTGAGCCAGGAGAATATTGAAATCCCAAAGACAAAGGAGTATCCTTGTACATGAGGATCCGCATGTACGGATCACATGATAAGTAGAGATTCTTGAGCAACACAACATCACTAGAACCTTCTGGAACCTTCAATGTTATGCTACCTTCCACAATCTCCATGTCACTTTCCTTTGGGAAACCAGTGACATAGTTCTTCAGAAGCACTTGCTTGTTCCTCACTTGTGCCATAATCTCTTAAACTTGCTACAATCACAATTTACGTACGTAGAGATCAAAAGGCATAGAAGAAGTTATAGAGACAACAAGTTTTGGTCGTTGCTAATTTTGATCCACGTTCTCTTTATCCTCTCGTCCTTCTTGATTTGGTTGAAGAATTTTTATGGTCACAAGTTTTTGGTGAGGAATTATTGCCCAATGTTATTTGGTTTATCTTAACGTGGGGGAccgaaaataatatataatcacGTGTTCCTTTTAATAAAGGTTTAatcaaagataattttaaaacacGAACCAAAAATCAATgacaaaaattattataaatttttgcattagAGATGATTTTAAACTGTCAATAGACAtattaaaacttattttaaactttaaaagtcccgctagggagccaatgaaatatttgtataatgtgtacaatgtcCTATTTATTTGGctcaatatgagttaaaaaataaacatcaCCCAAAATAACTATCCGAGTATAGGAATAATTAATATCtcatgtcatgaaaccactcattccaaaaacttaaactgattttggggttcaccaaagATCAAACTCTTGACATTTCGGATcttaagctctgataccatgtcatgaaaccactcatcccaaaatttaagttaatagaaaaagataacactaatggttatatctctaatactaaaTCGGAcatccctaaacctccattgtacatattatacaaatattccattggctccctatGCTTCCTCATAAATTAAATGTTAAAGGAACATTTTCTTAAGATTTTTCAATCATTAGGAATAACCTAGGAAGCACGGACACTTCGCCGAGTTATCATGtccgcgtgtcggacacatttagGACACaacactcaccgacactcgtcggacatgcgtgtctgctgtgtccaactatgtcttaataaaaatcaaaaaaattcttttccggacacatttggacacacctaaataccatcatgtGTCAGcatgtccagtcttattcttaacatatattcttaaaataaatttagatatagtatatattattatttattaaaaataaaaaatattttaaatacttgatataattaaaataagagattaaaaataattaaaaaaaattaatttataatttaatatcaataaaatatcaaaatatcattacgatttatctaaaaaatattttatattttacatatatgcGTGTTTccgtgtcttataagattttaaaatttgtgtgtcgGTGTGTctcgtgtcgtgtcccgtgtccgtgtcagtgtccATGCATCGGGAATAACATACGTACCGTTAACTACACAGGCCATGTAGAACGAAAATTAAACCATACATTCCACATAAAAGTAATGAGTGAACAAAACGATGATGAAAAAAACAAGCTATGCCAAAAGCACAAGCCTTCATTCACGAGAAACAAGAAGCACTTGTTTTCCAAAATTGAGACCACTATAAAGGCCAACCAGTGCAGCAGGTCCATTCTCAAGACCCTCAGCTATGTCTTCCACATACACAACTTTCCCTTCTCTGATATGTGGCAGAAGAAACTCCAAGAATTTGGGATAAAGGTTATAGGAATCACTAACCATGAAACCTTGCATTCGAATGCGCTTAAATATCATATTCGCCAAATTTGTTACACCTTCTGGTTGAGTAAGATTATATTGAGAGATCATTCCACAGACAGATATGCGGCCATGAAGTCTCATATTCAGTAGTACGGCATCAAGTGTCTTTCCACCGACATTCTCGAAGTAAATGTCGATGCCTTCGGGAAAGCATCTGATTTGTAGAGTGATATTTGATCAACGGAAATTGCACAAACTAACATATTTTTATGGCAATAAACAAATCAAACTAACACTTCATCATGGGACTTTAAACACTGACCTTTTCAACGCAGCATTGAGATCTGACTCTTCTTTGTAGTTAAAAGCTTCATCGAATCCTAATTTATTCTTCAATAGATCCACCTGTTCGTGAGAAACATACATTTCAAATGTAAAGAGATTGGTAACAGAGtaaattgaatggatttcattcATGGCAATCATACTCCTTTAAGTCGATCCGAAAACTATTCCAAAATTTAAGAGTGTGCATTTACCAACATGCTTAAGCATGTAACACATGGTATggtattacattttttttttcttgtttgaaaTATAAACCACATCAAGGAGTGGAACTATCgatatttgataattttaattacaGTATGAgcatatatgattttaaaaaaattagtgcaaaTTCACCTAGAATGTTACAAAATCTTACAAGTATGCCACATTCCTCAAAAGTTTCCACTGATGAAGTGATTTGTAGGAATGGAAGAAAACAGGTTATGCTTGGAAATTGGCAAAAGTATTCCAGCAATACAATTAAGCTAACAGAATCAGTAGCACCCTTAAGAGAAGGAAAGGTATCAAAGGATGACACTGGTTTATTGCGAATGCGAtgctagcaccaataattagatAATAGGAGAATACCTTCTCTTTGCTTCCGGCACTTCCAACGACATAACAACCGGCCAATTTAGCAAACTGCCCAACAAGTTGACCAACTGCACCAGAAGCGGCTGAAACAAAAACTTTCTCTCCTTTCTTGGGAGAGCATAATTCAAAAAAACCAACATATGCTGTCATTCCAGGCATACCTATTCAAAGAAGAAAACGACAAGGGTGAAATGGCAGAATAAAACAAGAGAAAACATGTAACTAAGGAGAATTAAATAAAGTCCAATGTCATTAACATGTTTTAAGCAGTGTCATTAAGAGTTCGATGTGACACACATACAAAAGTAGTGAATCTATTGGTTCAAAGTGAGTATAAAGGCTTAATTTCCAGAACAACAGAAGAAAATAGGAAGCAAACAAGCAAATAACCACCCCTGGGAAACAGAATTCTTCTCCAATAACATTTCATGTGTCACAACCAGGGTCTCAACGGggatggcaagaaaaataaaaaaattaaatgcttaAATGGAATCGCAACTGAAGTTTTATTTTCACCAGGGAAACATTGATAAAAACCCATTCTCAGCAGTCGAATATGCA
This window harbors:
- the LOC112777293 gene encoding 2-alkenal reductase (NADP(+)-dependent); the protein is MAQVRNKQVLLKNYVTGFPKESDMEIVEGSITLKVPEGSSDVVLLKNLYLSCDPYMRILMYKDTPLSLGFQYSPGSPLTAFGVSKVVESGDPKYKKDDLVWGVTKWEEYSLVPSAKILFKIDHTDVPLSYYTGILGMPGMTAYGGFFELGCPKKGEKVFVSAASGAVGQLVGQFAKLTGCYVVGSAGSQEKVDILKNKLGFDEAFNYKEESNLDAALKRYFPEGIDIYFENVGGKTLDAVLLNMRSHGRIPVCGMISQYNLSQPEGVTNLANLIYKEIKMQGFIVSQFYPLYPKFLEFILPHIREGKIAYVEDIVEGLEGGPAALVSLFSGQNLGKKIVAIAPE